From Hartmannibacter diazotrophicus, a single genomic window includes:
- a CDS encoding UbiH/UbiF family hydroxylase: protein MAQETDIVVVGGGPSGMIAALAAARSGYRTVLVAPPLSRPDHRTTALLGSSVAFLKALDVWDRLQPKAAALRTMRLIDGTNRLIRAPETAFEASEMDLEAFGYNIENTELNAVLAEAIDGEERIARVESAAKDIAVSPDRCSITTDDGTTIDCRLVIGADGRNSPVRQAAGIDVKRWTYDQVALVLNVRHTAPHEDTSTELHTETGPFTLVPLGPLRSSIVCVERPKVVDAMMALSDQELARDLGERSHFLLGKLSIDGPRQAFPLSGLSAARMVGDRVALVGEAAHAFPPIGAQGLNLGIRDVADLSRVLEKSARQGEDPGSEGTLARYARARRVDVASRTMGVDLLNRSLLTDFLPVQMARSIGLEVARSIKPLRRLLMREGLAPGYRA from the coding sequence ATGGCACAGGAAACCGATATCGTCGTCGTTGGTGGCGGCCCGTCCGGAATGATCGCGGCCCTCGCCGCCGCCCGATCCGGATACCGGACCGTCCTCGTGGCGCCGCCCCTGTCAAGGCCCGACCACCGGACCACCGCGCTCCTCGGCAGCTCCGTTGCCTTCCTCAAAGCGCTCGACGTCTGGGATCGTCTGCAGCCGAAGGCGGCGGCCCTGCGCACGATGCGGCTGATCGACGGAACCAACCGGCTGATCCGCGCGCCCGAAACCGCCTTCGAGGCGTCCGAGATGGACCTTGAGGCCTTCGGCTACAATATCGAGAACACCGAACTCAATGCCGTTCTGGCCGAGGCGATCGACGGCGAAGAGCGCATCGCGCGCGTCGAAAGCGCGGCCAAGGACATTGCCGTCTCGCCGGATCGCTGTTCGATCACCACGGACGACGGCACGACGATCGACTGCCGCCTGGTCATCGGCGCGGACGGACGCAACTCTCCGGTTCGCCAGGCCGCCGGCATCGACGTCAAGCGCTGGACCTACGATCAGGTGGCTCTCGTCCTCAATGTCCGGCACACGGCCCCGCACGAGGACACCTCGACGGAACTCCACACCGAGACGGGCCCCTTCACGCTGGTGCCGCTCGGTCCCCTGCGCTCGTCGATCGTCTGCGTCGAACGTCCCAAGGTGGTCGATGCGATGATGGCCCTTTCGGACCAGGAACTAGCCCGCGACCTAGGAGAGCGCAGCCACTTCCTGCTGGGAAAGCTCTCGATCGACGGGCCGCGCCAGGCCTTCCCGCTCTCGGGGCTTTCCGCAGCACGAATGGTGGGAGACCGGGTCGCGCTCGTCGGCGAGGCCGCGCACGCCTTTCCGCCGATCGGGGCGCAGGGCCTCAACCTCGGTATTCGCGACGTCGCCGACCTTTCCCGCGTCCTGGAGAAATCCGCGAGGCAGGGCGAGGATCCGGGAAGTGAAGGCACCCTCGCCCGCTACGCCCGTGCCCGCCGCGTTGACGTGGCGAGCCGGACGATGGGCGTCGATCTGCTCAATCGCTCGCTTTTGACGGATTTCCTTCCCGTGCAGATGGCGCGCTCGATCGGGCTGGAAGTGGCCCGCAGCATCAAGCCGCTCCGGCGCCTTCTGATGCGCGAGGGCCTCGCGCCGGGCTACCGCGCCTGA
- a CDS encoding class I SAM-dependent methyltransferase has product MFIFTGNRYDLIRNSGLAGQCGAIAEVGVLKGENAQFLYETLRPSSMTLVDSWSAEEIMSGYSPFDSLPSYIDDLSATESYFGGPLDDQATFDRLLAEAKARFTGRDNVKFVVADSFKGLDQVADSSLDLVYLDANHQYEFIYRDLMYWKEKVNDNGLIVLNDCIVSQLGARQNLGVHQAVSAFLKINVDYLPLVLTLGNFPDLVISKRRNPRINVVLTSLLRSGRVLEVPDALFHSFSQKSPGGGMSYFSFN; this is encoded by the coding sequence ATGTTTATTTTTACGGGAAACCGGTACGATCTCATTCGAAATTCCGGTTTGGCGGGGCAATGCGGGGCCATCGCCGAGGTCGGCGTGCTGAAGGGAGAAAACGCCCAGTTTCTCTACGAGACCCTGCGGCCTTCCTCGATGACCCTCGTCGACAGCTGGAGCGCGGAAGAGATCATGTCCGGCTATTCGCCATTCGACAGCCTTCCCTCCTATATCGACGACCTCAGCGCGACGGAGAGCTATTTCGGCGGCCCGCTCGACGATCAGGCGACCTTCGACCGGTTGCTCGCCGAGGCGAAAGCGCGATTCACCGGCAGGGACAATGTGAAGTTCGTCGTCGCCGATTCCTTCAAGGGCCTCGATCAGGTCGCCGATTCCAGCCTTGATCTGGTCTATCTCGACGCCAACCACCAGTATGAGTTCATCTACCGCGACCTGATGTACTGGAAGGAAAAGGTCAACGACAACGGGCTCATCGTTCTCAACGACTGCATCGTCTCGCAGCTCGGCGCCCGGCAGAATCTCGGCGTGCACCAGGCCGTCTCGGCCTTCCTGAAGATCAACGTGGACTATCTGCCGCTGGTGCTGACCCTCGGGAACTTTCCCGATCTCGTCATTTCGAAGCGCCGGAACCCGCGCATCAACGTGGTCCTGACGTCGCTGCTGCGAAGCGGACGCGTCCTGGAAGTGCCGGACGCGCTGTTCCACAGCTTCTCGCAAAAGTCGCCGGGCGGCGGGATGAGCTATTTCAGCTTCAACTGA
- a CDS encoding AEC family transporter encodes MSQVISLALPFFGLIFLGFGSGRIAKIPRSGLAWLDFYLVYIALPALFYDLMSKTPIEELAQGGFILSTTFSTYAAFALSFAVGTIISNGDLKLATIQGLVGSYANVGYMGPGLTLAALGTAAAAPTALIFCFDVTLAFSLTPLMMALGGTEDLKLMQTIGVVAKRVFLHPFILGTIAGILAAAFHFQLPEALAQMVTFLRNSAAPTALFAIGVTVALQPMGRVPTELPILVAIKLVVHPFIAWLMLTWIGGFDPVWIKTAVLMASLPTAATTFVAAQQYDVYVSRAATAIVISTVLSVFTVTGVLALITYDLLPLTPFGR; translated from the coding sequence ATGTCACAAGTCATTTCCCTTGCGTTGCCCTTCTTCGGTTTGATCTTCCTTGGGTTCGGTTCCGGCAGGATCGCCAAAATTCCCCGCTCGGGACTGGCCTGGCTCGATTTCTATCTTGTCTATATCGCTCTTCCCGCCCTCTTCTACGACCTGATGTCGAAGACGCCGATCGAGGAACTGGCGCAGGGCGGGTTCATCCTGTCGACGACCTTTTCGACCTATGCCGCCTTCGCGCTCTCTTTCGCCGTCGGAACGATCATCAGCAACGGCGACCTGAAGCTTGCCACCATTCAGGGGCTGGTCGGCTCCTACGCCAATGTCGGCTACATGGGGCCGGGTCTGACGTTGGCGGCCCTCGGAACCGCCGCCGCCGCGCCGACCGCGCTGATCTTCTGCTTCGACGTCACGCTCGCCTTCAGCCTCACGCCGCTGATGATGGCGCTCGGCGGCACGGAAGACCTGAAGCTCATGCAGACCATCGGGGTCGTGGCGAAGCGGGTCTTCCTGCATCCGTTCATTCTCGGCACGATCGCCGGCATCCTGGCGGCGGCGTTTCATTTCCAGCTTCCCGAGGCGCTGGCGCAGATGGTGACGTTCCTGCGCAATTCGGCTGCCCCGACCGCGCTCTTTGCCATCGGCGTCACCGTGGCGCTGCAGCCGATGGGGCGGGTGCCGACGGAACTGCCGATACTCGTCGCGATCAAGCTTGTCGTGCACCCGTTCATCGCCTGGCTGATGCTGACCTGGATCGGCGGTTTCGATCCGGTCTGGATCAAGACGGCGGTGCTGATGGCGAGCCTGCCGACAGCGGCCACGACGTTCGTCGCGGCCCAGCAATACGATGTCTATGTCTCGCGGGCCGCAACCGCCATCGTGATTTCGACGGTCCTGTCTGTCTTCACCGTGACGGGCGTTCTGGCGCTGATCACCTACGATCTTCTGCCGCTCACGCCATTCGGCCGGTAG
- a CDS encoding lysophospholipid acyltransferase family protein, producing MTWFPGGVLAKPYEGSPRHQDFIGPHRIELEAAEHGEKSEMTAGFCFSRSISRARQGQPSNMLKSGLSPDQDPASAVNADDTADGTASPTLADRLEYWALRAVLALLSAMSVDRASALMGWLWRKLAPFNHRHKRADANIAAVMPHLSRAQRRRILDGMWDNLGRVSAETIIGPDRIAADRFRLGFDPDEFRGIDFSKGAVFASLHAGNWELATAGISAFRLKAAAVYRKVRNPLVEAMLLKRRVALYPAGLLPRESATPLKLGRLARAGAAICLLADLRDNNGLRIDFLGRPAWVSKAPAFFARRFGLPLMAARVVRENGVHFRAETVAIPIPKTDDLEDDIAVATRALNACFEDWIRQDPEQWMWGNRKWLD from the coding sequence GTGACATGGTTTCCTGGCGGGGTTCTTGCCAAGCCGTACGAGGGAAGCCCCCGGCATCAGGACTTCATCGGGCCTCACCGGATCGAGCTGGAAGCGGCGGAGCACGGCGAAAAATCGGAAATGACCGCTGGCTTTTGCTTCTCTAGATCGATATCGAGAGCCCGCCAAGGTCAACCTTCTAACATGCTGAAATCCGGTTTGTCCCCTGATCAAGATCCCGCCAGCGCAGTGAATGCCGACGACACGGCCGACGGAACGGCAAGCCCGACGCTTGCCGACCGGCTGGAGTATTGGGCCTTGCGAGCGGTGCTTGCCCTGCTGTCCGCCATGTCGGTCGATCGCGCATCGGCGCTGATGGGTTGGCTCTGGCGCAAGCTTGCCCCGTTCAACCATCGCCACAAGCGCGCCGACGCCAATATCGCAGCTGTCATGCCGCATCTTTCCCGCGCGCAAAGGCGGCGGATCCTCGATGGCATGTGGGACAACCTCGGGCGGGTCTCCGCGGAAACGATCATCGGCCCCGACCGCATTGCCGCCGACCGCTTTCGCCTCGGCTTCGATCCGGACGAATTCCGCGGCATCGACTTCTCCAAGGGTGCCGTTTTCGCCTCCCTGCATGCGGGCAATTGGGAGCTGGCCACAGCCGGAATCAGCGCTTTTCGTCTCAAGGCCGCCGCCGTCTACCGCAAGGTCCGCAACCCCCTTGTCGAGGCCATGCTCCTCAAGCGCCGGGTGGCGCTCTACCCCGCCGGCCTTCTTCCAAGAGAATCGGCAACGCCTCTCAAGCTCGGCCGGCTTGCCAGAGCCGGCGCGGCCATCTGCCTTCTCGCGGACCTGCGCGACAACAACGGTCTTCGCATCGATTTCCTCGGTCGCCCGGCCTGGGTCAGCAAGGCACCGGCCTTCTTCGCCCGGCGTTTTGGGCTCCCCCTGATGGCGGCGCGCGTCGTTCGCGAAAATGGCGTGCATTTTCGGGCGGAGACGGTCGCGATCCCGATTCCGAAGACCGACGATCTCGAAGACGACATCGCCGTAGCCACACGGGCGCTCAATGCCTGTTTCGAAGACTGGATCAGGCAGGATCCCGAGCAGTGGATGTGGGGCAATCGCAAGTGGCTCGATTGA
- a CDS encoding HpcH/HpaI aldolase/citrate lyase family protein has protein sequence MTTKTPRAYWKPLAIGAPEPYRELPVKLERMIHFVPPHNEKVRAKLPDLAKTVDIVLGNLEDAIPADQKEQARKGFIEMAKTVDFGNAQLWTRINCLNSPWVLDDIGEIVAEVGDKLDVIMLPKVEGPWDIHYMDQLLAQLEARHGLTRPILVHAILETAEGVKNVEAIATASPRMHGMSLGPADLAASRGMKTTRVGGGHPDYGVLADAKGDAPRAFVQQDLWHYTVGKMVDACLSAGIKPFYGPFGDFSDPAACEAQFRNAFLMGCVGAWSLHPSQVEIAKRVFSPEPEEVKFAVRILEAMPDGTGAVMIDGKMQDDATWKQAKVIVDLAKQVAAGDPERAVLYGFTA, from the coding sequence ATGACGACCAAGACGCCCCGCGCCTATTGGAAACCGCTGGCGATCGGCGCACCCGAGCCCTATCGCGAGTTGCCGGTGAAGCTGGAGCGGATGATCCATTTCGTGCCGCCGCACAATGAAAAGGTGCGCGCCAAGCTTCCCGACCTTGCCAAGACCGTCGACATCGTCCTCGGCAATCTGGAAGACGCCATTCCCGCCGACCAGAAGGAGCAGGCGCGCAAGGGCTTCATCGAAATGGCGAAAACCGTCGATTTCGGCAACGCCCAGCTCTGGACGCGCATCAACTGCCTCAACAGCCCCTGGGTGCTGGACGACATCGGCGAGATCGTCGCGGAGGTCGGCGACAAGCTCGACGTCATCATGCTGCCGAAGGTGGAAGGCCCCTGGGACATCCACTACATGGACCAACTCCTCGCCCAGCTTGAGGCGCGCCACGGTCTCACCCGGCCCATCCTCGTTCACGCCATTCTGGAAACGGCCGAGGGCGTCAAGAACGTCGAGGCGATTGCCACCGCCTCCCCGCGCATGCACGGCATGAGCCTTGGCCCGGCCGATCTTGCCGCCTCGCGCGGCATGAAGACGACCCGCGTCGGCGGCGGTCATCCCGACTATGGGGTTCTCGCCGATGCCAAGGGCGACGCGCCCCGCGCCTTCGTGCAGCAGGATCTTTGGCACTATACGGTCGGCAAGATGGTCGATGCCTGCCTCTCCGCCGGCATCAAGCCCTTCTATGGCCCCTTCGGCGATTTCTCCGATCCTGCCGCCTGCGAGGCCCAGTTCCGCAACGCCTTCCTCATGGGCTGCGTCGGCGCCTGGTCGTTGCACCCGAGCCAGGTCGAGATCGCCAAGCGCGTCTTCAGCCCGGAGCCGGAAGAGGTGAAATTCGCCGTCCGCATCCTGGAAGCGATGCCCGACGGAACCGGCGCGGTCATGATCGACGGCAAGATGCAGGACGACGCGACCTGGAAGCAGGCCAAGGTCATCGTCGATCTGGCAAAACAGGTCGCGGCCGGAGATCCGGAAAGAGCCGTGCTTTACGGCTTCACCGCCTGA
- a CDS encoding DUF2842 domain-containing protein, producing MPARLRSFIGAILLTLLVLIYPLIVMGLAVRILPEASKLVELLFYVVAGLAWVIPAGGIIKWMVRAKR from the coding sequence ATGCCCGCGAGACTGCGATCCTTCATAGGAGCAATTCTGCTCACGCTTCTCGTTCTGATCTATCCACTGATCGTGATGGGTCTGGCCGTTCGAATCCTGCCGGAGGCCTCCAAACTCGTCGAACTGCTCTTTTATGTCGTCGCGGGGCTTGCCTGGGTCATTCCCGCCGGTGGGATCATCAAGTGGATGGTCAGAGCCAAAAGATGA